The following proteins are encoded in a genomic region of Arcobacter suis CECT 7833:
- a CDS encoding winged helix-turn-helix domain-containing protein, translating into MNSIFLYTTNNKNVNSVLVISEDMKFLDKLKKISGDKHNISFFNNDKFALLNGEINAFDLIVFDNSKNSLGKFIDVFKQTKSYTFNIPMIVLEDETPQEFSLHKYCNTYVIFNKSSDESFLLNNIEISLSFLYTNKKVQFENGFYFDISREILFQGKKIIKLTKTERKLVNLLALNPNVLVTYEDISSTVWRGKEFSIYSLRNVIKHIREKTDESFIKNSSNRGYVINTI; encoded by the coding sequence ATGAACAGTATTTTTCTTTATACTACAAATAATAAAAATGTTAATTCAGTTTTAGTTATAAGTGAAGATATGAAATTTTTAGATAAGTTAAAAAAAATTTCAGGTGACAAACATAATATTTCATTTTTCAATAATGATAAATTTGCTTTGTTAAATGGTGAAATTAATGCCTTTGATTTAATTGTTTTTGATAATAGTAAAAATTCTTTAGGGAAGTTTATTGATGTTTTTAAACAAACAAAATCTTATACTTTTAATATTCCAATGATTGTATTAGAAGATGAAACTCCACAAGAGTTTTCTTTGCATAAATACTGTAATACTTATGTGATTTTTAATAAAAGTTCTGATGAAAGTTTTTTATTAAATAATATAGAAATAAGTTTAAGTTTTTTATATACAAACAAAAAAGTTCAATTCGAAAATGGATTTTATTTTGATATAAGTAGAGAAATTTTATTTCAAGGTAAAAAAATCATTAAACTTACAAAAACAGAAAGAAAGCTAGTAAATCTATTAGCTTTAAATCCAAATGTTTTAGTTACTTACGAAGATATTTCTAGCACAGTTTGGAGAGGAAAAGAGTTTTCTATTTATTCATTAAGAAATGTTATTAAACACATTAGAGAAAAAACAGATGAATCATTTATTAAAAATTCATCAAATAGAGGTTATGTAATAAATACTATTTAA
- a CDS encoding hybrid sensor histidine kinase/response regulator → MNKFSILLLDDIPENIYSLKLLIEENFDINIFTAFKAQEAIEIVMNNPIDLILTDVQMPDIDGFQFAQYLKDIESTKDIPVIFITGIYEKDEYKNRGYNIGGIEYITKPIDNKLLISKLKIYINIFNTIKTSNDRLTKAEDLLIHSAKMASMGEMIGLISHQLKQPLNVLSLCVEDINLSYEFKELNDIYMEDFYKSTKKQIEYMNKTINGFLDFFNPNKKKENFLIKNSIYQSKEILKSKIDKLEVVFHLNIDEELELFGVEVELTQVLINIINNSLDAFKEKNIKKPEIFIKLFKKDNKNILIIEDNALGVENNQLEKILEPYFTTKDSGTGIGLHMVKLIIKNSFDGELKVLNTQKGLSFIIFLENY, encoded by the coding sequence ATGAATAAATTTAGTATATTGTTACTTGATGATATTCCTGAAAATATTTATTCTTTAAAACTGTTAATTGAAGAAAACTTCGATATAAACATTTTTACAGCATTTAAAGCTCAAGAAGCAATAGAAATAGTGATGAATAATCCTATTGATTTGATTTTAACCGATGTTCAAATGCCTGATATTGATGGTTTCCAATTTGCTCAATATCTAAAAGATATTGAATCTACAAAAGATATTCCTGTTATTTTTATAACAGGAATTTACGAAAAAGATGAATACAAAAATAGAGGTTACAATATAGGTGGAATAGAATATATTACAAAACCTATTGATAACAAACTTCTAATCTCAAAACTCAAAATTTACATAAATATTTTTAATACCATAAAAACTTCTAATGATAGACTCACTAAAGCCGAAGATTTACTAATTCATAGTGCTAAAATGGCAAGTATGGGAGAAATGATAGGTTTGATTTCTCATCAACTAAAACAGCCTTTAAATGTTTTATCTTTATGTGTTGAAGATATAAATTTGTCTTACGAATTTAAAGAATTAAATGATATTTATATGGAAGATTTTTATAAAAGTACTAAAAAGCAAATTGAATATATGAATAAAACAATAAATGGTTTTTTAGATTTTTTTAATCCTAATAAGAAAAAAGAAAACTTTTTAATTAAAAATTCAATTTATCAATCAAAAGAAATATTAAAAAGTAAAATCGATAAACTAGAAGTGGTTTTTCATCTAAATATTGATGAAGAATTAGAATTATTTGGTGTTGAAGTTGAACTAACTCAGGTTTTAATAAACATAATAAATAACTCTTTAGATGCATTTAAAGAAAAAAATATTAAAAAACCAGAAATTTTTATTAAATTATTTAAAAAAGATAATAAAAATATTTTAATAATTGAAGACAATGCTTTAGGTGTTGAAAATAACCAATTAGAAAAGATATTAGAACCTTATTTCACAACAAAAGATAGTGGCACTGGTATTGGTCTACATATGGTAAAACTGATAATCAAAAACAGTTTTGATGGTGAATTAAAAGTTTTAAATACTCAAAAAGGACTAAGTTTTATAATTTTTTTAGAAAATTATTAA
- a CDS encoding NAD(P)H-dependent oxidoreductase gives MEKTFLEALEFRHACKIFDETKKISDEELTYILEAGRKAPSSFGMEPWKFLVITNKELQEKLKPVCWDQAQITTCSHLVIVLAAIDAVRPESGIVERKFKRREMPQEKLDMYLNLYANHLKQTLSSDENIYAWTTKQTVFAIENMMMAAAIKGIDSCPIEGFEKEKVEEILKLDTTKYQLSTIIPFGYRINPQSSQLREPLENVVEYIK, from the coding sequence ATGGAAAAAACATTTTTAGAAGCTCTAGAATTTAGACATGCTTGTAAAATTTTTGATGAAACAAAAAAGATTAGTGATGAAGAATTAACTTATATTTTAGAAGCTGGAAGAAAAGCACCATCTTCTTTTGGAATGGAACCTTGGAAATTTCTTGTTATTACAAATAAAGAGTTACAAGAGAAATTAAAACCTGTTTGTTGGGATCAAGCTCAAATCACTACTTGTTCACATTTAGTGATTGTATTAGCTGCAATAGATGCTGTAAGACCTGAATCTGGTATTGTTGAGCGAAAATTCAAAAGAAGAGAAATGCCTCAAGAAAAACTTGATATGTATTTGAATTTATATGCAAATCATTTAAAACAAACCCTTTCAAGTGATGAAAATATTTATGCTTGGACTACTAAACAAACAGTTTTCGCTATTGAAAATATGATGATGGCAGCAGCAATTAAAGGAATAGATTCTTGCCCGATTGAAGGATTTGAAAAAGAAAAAGTTGAAGAAATTTTAAAACTTGATACTACAAAATATCAATTATCAACTATAATTCCTTTTGGATATAGAATAAATCCTCAATCATCACAACTAAGAGAACCTTTGGAAAATGTGGTTGAATATATAAAATAA